One window of the Streptobacillus felis genome contains the following:
- the nusA gene encoding transcription termination factor NusA, whose amino-acid sequence MKSKDKATFLDAIEELEKEKGIQKGELLERLKTGLLAAYKKDFNDQENIEIEIDQVTGDVKMFCEKLIIDDEVKVYNSTTEIPLTKAKEFKKRIKVGDYLKIELNADEFNRNAIQRAKSIIIQYVREQEKESICRQLKAVEHQIVNVVVRRIEDNGSLYVGMNGLDAIIPYRELTELDKIQVGDRLVAYIRNVDVTGKFPKVDITRTDDRLIYKLFEREIPEIASGNIIIKNIAREPGVKAKVALYSEDVNIDLKGSCIGKDGIRINNIINELNGEKIELVEWNDDQRIFVKNALYPAEIFSVEIVKNEDEIIAKVEVDSSQLTLAIGKKGVNSKLAGKLCKLRVNIEASDEDGQEDREEQE is encoded by the coding sequence ATGAAGTCTAAAGATAAAGCAACATTTTTAGATGCAATAGAAGAATTAGAAAAAGAAAAAGGCATACAAAAAGGAGAGCTATTAGAAAGATTAAAAACTGGTTTATTAGCCGCTTATAAAAAAGATTTTAACGATCAAGAAAATATTGAAATAGAAATAGATCAAGTAACAGGAGATGTAAAAATGTTCTGTGAAAAATTAATTATTGATGATGAAGTTAAAGTATATAATAGTACAACAGAAATACCTTTAACAAAAGCTAAAGAATTTAAAAAAAGAATTAAAGTTGGAGATTATTTAAAAATAGAGTTAAATGCTGATGAATTTAATAGAAATGCTATTCAAAGAGCAAAATCAATAATTATTCAATATGTTAGAGAACAAGAAAAAGAATCTATATGCAGACAATTAAAAGCAGTAGAACATCAAATTGTTAATGTTGTTGTAAGAAGAATAGAAGATAATGGAAGCCTATATGTAGGAATGAATGGTTTAGATGCAATTATACCTTATAGAGAATTAACAGAACTAGACAAAATACAAGTAGGAGATAGATTAGTGGCATACATTAGAAATGTTGATGTTACAGGAAAATTTCCTAAAGTAGATATTACTAGAACTGATGATAGATTAATATATAAGTTATTTGAAAGAGAAATACCTGAAATAGCTTCTGGAAATATTATTATAAAAAATATAGCTAGAGAACCAGGGGTTAAAGCTAAAGTTGCACTTTATTCAGAAGATGTAAATATAGATTTAAAAGGTTCATGCATAGGAAAAGATGGTATTAGAATTAACAATATAATTAATGAGTTAAATGGAGAAAAAATAGAATTAGTTGAGTGGAATGACGATCAAAGAATATTCGTTAAAAATGCACTTTATCCAGCAGAAATTTTCTCGGTAGAAATAGTAAAGAATGAAGATGAGATTATTGCTAAAGTTGAAGTAGACTCAAGTCAATTAACATTAGCAATTGGAAAAAAAGGTGTTAATTCAAAACTTGCTGGTAAACTATGTAAATTAAGAGTAAATATAGAGGCGAGTGATGAAGATGGACAAGAAGATAGAGAAGAACAAGAATAG
- the rimP gene encoding ribosome maturation factor RimP, with the protein MDEILIKIEKEIQPYLDENSLELADIEYVREGGYNFLRIYVESINGNTSLDDCVMLSTKIDDIVDNLIDDKFYLEVSTPGLERKLKKEKDFIRFTGKKISVKTKSNIENKKSFEGILLGFENNKILLEDDVISKIEIPLEKVKTAKLIFNLSDKIFKEDVENEV; encoded by the coding sequence GTGGATGAAATTTTAATAAAAATTGAAAAAGAAATACAGCCATATCTAGATGAAAATTCTTTGGAATTAGCAGATATTGAGTATGTTAGAGAAGGAGGATACAATTTTCTAAGAATATATGTTGAATCTATTAACGGAAATACAAGTTTAGATGACTGTGTAATGCTAAGTACAAAAATAGATGATATTGTTGATAATTTAATTGATGATAAATTCTATTTAGAAGTTTCGACTCCTGGTCTTGAAAGAAAATTAAAAAAAGAAAAAGATTTTATAAGATTTACAGGGAAAAAGATTAGTGTAAAAACAAAAAGTAATATTGAAAATAAAAAAAGTTTTGAAGGAATACTTTTAGGATTTGAAAATAATAAGATTTTACTTGAAGATGATGTAATTTCAAAAATTGAAATACCATTAGAAAAAGTAAAAACAGCAAAATTAATATTTAATTTATCTGATAAAATATTTAAGGAGGATGTTGAAAATGAAGTCTAA
- the tig gene encoding trigger factor — MKLEKLAGSEVAFEILKEGQEYKTLRESILSKFKNVKVDGFRKGHVPADVIEKTFKTEIRDELINEVLKTEYTALIREEKLRPVADLQIVSLDYDEEKLKMSLKVAVFPEFELPKYKGLDIKTEEVTVTDEEVENEINNMVKRAKRFEKTEREVAQNGDIAVINFEGFVDGVAFDGGKAENHRLELGSKTFIDTFEEQIIGKKLGEEFDVNVKFPEEYHAENLIGKEAVFKVKLNELEEPKTPELNDDFAKSAGSDSLEDLRKAIKGNILSNKENQATNKRLQTIVETITDATTMEVPAITVDQEINAQIDRFAQTLQMQGMNLEAYLQMTGQTVDKMREDLREKAEKGVKSSFILSKIAETEAIEVTEAEFDAELERVAGMYGMTVDQLTVELQKTDGVNRFFGQINSQLFFAKVNEFLLSNN, encoded by the coding sequence ATGAAATTAGAAAAATTAGCAGGTTCAGAAGTAGCATTTGAAATATTAAAAGAAGGACAAGAGTACAAAACTTTAAGAGAATCAATTTTATCAAAATTCAAAAATGTTAAAGTAGATGGATTCAGAAAGGGACATGTACCAGCTGATGTTATAGAAAAAACATTCAAAACTGAAATCAGAGATGAATTAATAAATGAAGTATTAAAAACAGAATACACAGCATTAATTAGAGAAGAAAAATTAAGACCAGTTGCAGACTTACAAATAGTATCATTAGACTATGATGAAGAAAAATTAAAAATGAGCTTAAAAGTTGCAGTATTCCCAGAATTTGAATTACCTAAATATAAAGGTTTAGATATAAAAACTGAAGAAGTAACTGTTACTGATGAAGAAGTTGAAAATGAAATAAACAATATGGTAAAAAGAGCAAAAAGGTTTGAAAAAACTGAAAGAGAAGTAGCTCAAAATGGAGATATAGCTGTAATTAACTTTGAAGGATTCGTTGATGGAGTTGCATTTGATGGTGGAAAAGCAGAAAATCACAGATTAGAGTTAGGATCAAAAACGTTTATTGATACTTTTGAAGAACAAATAATTGGTAAAAAATTAGGAGAAGAATTTGATGTAAATGTTAAATTCCCTGAAGAATACCATGCAGAAAACTTAATAGGTAAAGAAGCTGTATTTAAAGTAAAATTAAATGAATTAGAAGAACCTAAAACACCTGAATTAAATGATGATTTTGCTAAATCAGCAGGTTCAGATTCTTTAGAAGATTTAAGAAAAGCAATTAAAGGAAACATTTTATCAAATAAAGAAAATCAAGCAACAAATAAAAGATTACAAACAATAGTAGAAACAATTACTGATGCAACAACTATGGAAGTTCCTGCTATTACAGTAGATCAAGAAATTAATGCTCAAATAGATAGATTTGCACAAACATTACAAATGCAAGGTATGAATTTAGAAGCTTACTTACAAATGACAGGACAAACTGTTGATAAGATGAGAGAAGATTTAAGAGAAAAAGCTGAAAAAGGTGTTAAATCAAGCTTTATATTATCTAAAATTGCTGAAACTGAGGCTATAGAAGTTACAGAAGCTGAATTTGATGCTGAATTAGAAAGAGTTGCAGGAATGTATGGAATGACAGTAGATCAATTAACTGTTGAATTACAAAAAACAGACGGTGTAAATAGATTCTTTGGACAAATTAATTCACAATTATTCTTTGCTAAAGTAAATGAATTTTTATTATCAAATAATTAA
- the rbfA gene encoding 30S ribosome-binding factor RbfA: MNIRRKRGLEKEISRIIGTAILVDVKNEKIRNLVTVKSVNLSPDARYADVIMSILNYKENINKDKLLEELNKLRGFFRKIVGENLQIRYTPEIRIHLDDSVEYSIKISKILKDAMTTVNTDSEE; the protein is encoded by the coding sequence ATGAATATTAGAAGAAAAAGAGGTTTAGAAAAAGAAATATCAAGAATAATTGGTACTGCAATATTGGTAGATGTAAAAAATGAAAAGATTAGAAATCTTGTAACAGTAAAATCTGTGAATTTATCACCAGATGCACGTTATGCAGATGTAATAATGTCTATATTAAATTATAAAGAAAATATTAATAAAGATAAATTATTAGAAGAATTAAATAAATTAAGGGGATTCTTTAGAAAAATAGTAGGTGAAAATTTACAAATTAGATATACTCCTGAAATAAGAATCCATTTAGATGATAGCGTTGAATATAGTATAAAAATTTCAAAAATTTTAAAAGATGCTATGACTACTGTAAATACAGATAGTGAGGAATAA
- the infB gene encoding translation initiation factor IF-2 → MRVWELAKKIGVSSSDVITILKSHDKEKKNVSTLSEEEIKIVENTVNKPKKVEKTEEKVVEKLVLEKEEKKEEVIGEKIIFNHNKNHNKFNKNSKFRNDRFERNDREFRGERTDRPDRTDRNDRIDRPERNNQNFGERKSFEKRNNQNFGERKPFNRDGKEFTDRDGNERRNNFRNDRNNFENKGNFNKDNRNKTDRPNREFNNVARKPFNKERRNDDNKKFSKPFVKEEKEAVIEIPTMENGVKGKNSKVKSKFDKKKYENEKKTKEEERKLKELRDDFRKEDKKKKVKKKEKVIKSEVIRDEEGGVGLVVLPQEISIKELAEKLGINSSDIIKKFFMQGKMYTANAILTIEEAEEIALEYNVIVEKEEIVEVSYGEKYHLEIEDKEEEKEHRAPVITIMGHVDHGKTSLLDALRHTNVIEGEAGGITQRIGAYQVVWNGQKITFIDTPGHEAFTEMRVRGANITDISILIVAADDGVKPQTIEAISHAKEANVPIIVAINKIDKPGANVMKVKQELLEHGLISPEWGGNTEMVEISAKQKLNLDSLLETILLTAEIMELKANHKKRAKAVVVESRLDVQMGPVADVLIQEGELKIGDIFVSGTSHGRVRSMLDDRGNKITKAGVSQPVEITGFNEIPEAGDLLYCVNNDKQAKKIVEDFKNEKKDEINKKKHISLESLSKELEDQQLKELKCIIRADSKGSAEALKESINKLSNDKININIIQSSAGAVTEGDVMLAAASNAIIIAFSVRPTNTARSEAEKTGVEIRNYNVIYHVTEDLEKAMKGMLDPEYKEIYNGRLEVKEVFKISNVGNIAGALVIEGKITRQSKVRLLRDGIIIHEGEITSLKRYKDDVKEASVGQDCGIGIKDFNDIKSGDIIEAFVVEQVKQ, encoded by the coding sequence ATGAGAGTATGGGAATTAGCTAAAAAAATAGGTGTTTCATCTTCTGATGTTATTACAATTTTAAAATCTCATGATAAAGAGAAAAAAAATGTTTCAACACTTAGTGAAGAAGAAATTAAAATAGTTGAAAATACTGTAAATAAACCAAAAAAAGTAGAGAAAACTGAAGAAAAAGTTGTTGAAAAACTAGTATTAGAAAAAGAAGAAAAAAAAGAAGAGGTTATTGGTGAAAAAATAATTTTTAACCATAACAAAAATCATAATAAATTTAATAAAAATAGTAAATTTAGAAACGATAGATTTGAAAGAAATGATAGAGAGTTTAGAGGGGAAAGAACTGATAGACCTGATAGAACAGACAGAAATGATAGAATAGATAGACCTGAAAGAAATAATCAAAATTTTGGAGAAAGAAAATCTTTCGAAAAAAGAAATAATCAAAATTTTGGAGAAAGAAAACCATTTAACAGAGATGGAAAAGAATTCACTGATAGAGATGGAAATGAAAGAAGAAATAATTTCAGAAATGATAGAAATAATTTCGAGAATAAAGGAAACTTTAATAAAGATAATAGAAATAAAACAGATAGACCGAATAGAGAATTTAATAATGTGGCAAGAAAGCCATTTAATAAAGAAAGAAGAAATGATGACAATAAAAAATTCTCTAAACCTTTTGTAAAAGAGGAAAAGGAAGCTGTAATTGAAATACCTACAATGGAAAATGGAGTTAAAGGTAAAAACTCTAAAGTTAAATCAAAATTTGATAAGAAAAAATATGAAAATGAGAAGAAAACTAAAGAGGAAGAAAGAAAATTAAAAGAATTACGTGATGATTTTAGAAAAGAAGATAAAAAGAAAAAAGTTAAAAAGAAAGAAAAAGTAATTAAATCAGAGGTTATAAGAGATGAAGAAGGTGGAGTTGGACTAGTTGTTCTACCACAAGAAATATCTATAAAAGAATTAGCAGAAAAACTAGGAATTAATTCATCTGATATTATTAAAAAATTCTTTATGCAAGGTAAAATGTATACAGCAAATGCTATACTAACTATTGAAGAAGCTGAAGAAATTGCCTTAGAATACAATGTAATAGTTGAAAAAGAGGAAATTGTTGAAGTATCTTATGGAGAAAAATATCATTTAGAAATAGAAGATAAAGAAGAAGAAAAAGAACATAGAGCCCCAGTAATAACAATAATGGGACATGTAGATCATGGTAAGACATCACTTCTAGACGCACTTAGACATACAAATGTAATAGAAGGAGAAGCAGGAGGAATTACTCAAAGAATAGGAGCTTATCAAGTTGTATGGAATGGACAAAAAATTACATTTATTGACACTCCAGGTCACGAAGCTTTCACAGAAATGAGGGTAAGAGGTGCAAATATTACTGATATATCTATATTAATAGTTGCAGCAGATGATGGAGTTAAACCTCAAACAATAGAGGCTATTTCTCATGCTAAAGAAGCAAATGTACCTATAATAGTTGCAATTAACAAAATTGATAAACCAGGTGCAAATGTAATGAAAGTTAAACAAGAATTATTAGAACATGGTTTAATTTCTCCTGAATGGGGAGGAAATACAGAAATGGTTGAAATTTCTGCTAAACAAAAACTTAATTTAGATAGTTTACTTGAAACTATATTATTAACTGCTGAAATTATGGAACTTAAAGCAAATCATAAAAAGAGAGCTAAAGCAGTTGTAGTAGAATCTAGACTTGATGTTCAAATGGGTCCAGTTGCCGATGTATTAATACAAGAAGGGGAATTAAAAATTGGAGACATATTTGTATCAGGTACGTCACATGGAAGAGTTAGATCTATGTTAGATGACAGGGGTAATAAAATAACTAAAGCAGGAGTTTCACAACCAGTTGAAATTACAGGATTTAATGAAATTCCAGAAGCTGGAGATTTATTATACTGTGTAAATAATGATAAACAAGCTAAGAAAATTGTAGAAGACTTTAAGAATGAGAAAAAAGATGAAATTAATAAGAAAAAACATATATCACTTGAAAGTTTATCTAAAGAGCTTGAAGACCAACAATTAAAAGAATTAAAATGTATAATAAGAGCTGATTCAAAAGGTTCAGCTGAAGCATTAAAAGAATCAATTAATAAATTATCAAATGATAAAATTAATATTAATATAATTCAATCAAGTGCTGGTGCTGTAACTGAAGGTGACGTTATGTTAGCGGCAGCATCTAATGCCATTATTATTGCATTTAGTGTTAGACCTACAAATACTGCTAGATCTGAAGCTGAAAAAACGGGTGTAGAAATTAGAAATTATAATGTTATATACCATGTTACTGAAGATTTAGAAAAAGCAATGAAAGGTATGTTAGATCCTGAGTATAAAGAAATATACAATGGAAGATTAGAAGTTAAAGAAGTATTTAAAATATCTAATGTTGGTAATATAGCAGGAGCATTAGTTATCGAGGGTAAAATTACTCGTCAATCTAAAGTTAGATTATTACGTGATGGAATAATAATACACGAAGGTGAAATAACATCATTAAAGAGATATAAAGATGATGTTAAAGAAGCAAGTGTTGGACAAGATTGTGGTATAGGAATAAAAGACTTTAACGATATTAAATCAGGAGATATAATTGAAGCATTTGTTGTAGAACAAGTAAAACAATAG
- the recJ gene encoding single-stranded-DNA-specific exonuclease RecJ, giving the protein MIWKSTFYDKDYLENKMQIFNKDEFLTSLLLNKKIYTKEQMESFLNPSYKQLHDPFLLDNMESVVNTILKYRGSNKKILIFGDYDIDGISGSLYLSKIFENLDILNEIYIPTRTIFKYSLNESFFQYIRENDVELVISVDNSFGEINQMERLKSMGINLIITDHHFNNKEIQGILEINPKKSDRYPFKELSGAGVVFKLVQAIYSKLPERQISEIYEYCELISLATIADVMECVDENRFLIKRGLKNFSKTKILAFKMIMENFKIVPEYISINDISYRISPLINAIGKLDDPLKIIKFLTSTSEKINTQILNEMYEYNYERKSYESRIYNKIIEFLENREIRKLNYIYYEINDINLGVLGSITSKLALEFKVPVIIISKVDGYCKGSCRSIDNKNIYKLISEFSNYFINFGGHDLAAGFLITNDNLNLIKDKLKQRMYNLNLTEKAKNEIIIDAKLPVSELSTKRMTEINILGPFGLSNDEPNFYDDKIKFRNILIFGIDNKHFKANIYKNGKEIQILGYNLSNKLNLKNSNKLYKIIYTPELIGKKNIRLKLKDIE; this is encoded by the coding sequence ATGATATGGAAGAGTACGTTCTACGATAAGGATTATTTAGAAAATAAGATGCAAATCTTTAATAAAGATGAATTTCTAACCAGCTTACTACTTAATAAGAAAATATATACTAAAGAACAAATGGAATCTTTTTTAAATCCGAGCTACAAACAATTACATGATCCATTTTTACTTGATAATATGGAATCTGTTGTTAATACCATACTAAAGTATAGAGGAAGCAATAAAAAAATATTAATATTTGGTGATTATGATATAGATGGTATTTCGGGTTCACTTTATTTATCTAAAATTTTTGAAAATTTAGATATTTTAAATGAAATATATATACCTACTAGGACTATATTTAAATATAGTTTGAATGAATCTTTCTTTCAATATATTAGAGAAAATGATGTGGAACTAGTAATATCTGTGGATAACTCTTTTGGTGAAATAAATCAAATGGAACGTTTAAAATCTATGGGTATTAATTTAATTATTACAGACCATCATTTTAATAATAAAGAAATACAGGGTATATTAGAAATAAACCCTAAGAAATCAGATAGATATCCATTTAAGGAACTTTCTGGGGCAGGAGTTGTATTTAAATTAGTACAGGCAATATATTCTAAGCTACCTGAAAGACAAATTTCAGAAATATATGAGTATTGCGAATTAATTTCACTTGCAACGATAGCTGATGTAATGGAATGTGTGGATGAAAATAGATTTCTTATAAAAAGAGGATTAAAAAACTTTTCTAAAACAAAAATATTAGCATTTAAAATGATAATGGAAAATTTTAAAATTGTTCCAGAATATATTTCAATTAATGATATTAGTTATAGGATATCGCCTTTAATAAATGCAATAGGTAAGTTAGATGATCCTCTTAAAATTATAAAGTTTTTAACATCAACATCAGAAAAAATTAATACTCAAATATTAAATGAAATGTATGAGTATAATTATGAAAGAAAAAGCTACGAAAGTAGAATATATAATAAAATTATAGAATTTCTAGAGAATAGAGAGATAAGAAAATTAAACTATATTTATTATGAAATTAATGATATAAACTTGGGTGTATTAGGATCAATAACATCTAAATTAGCTTTAGAATTTAAAGTTCCAGTTATTATTATTTCTAAAGTTGATGGATATTGTAAAGGTTCGTGTAGAAGCATAGATAATAAAAATATATATAAATTAATATCTGAGTTTTCAAATTATTTTATTAATTTTGGTGGACATGATTTAGCAGCAGGTTTTTTAATCACAAATGATAACTTAAATTTAATAAAAGATAAATTGAAACAAAGAATGTATAATTTAAATTTAACTGAGAAAGCAAAAAATGAAATTATCATTGATGCTAAATTACCAGTTAGCGAACTAAGTACAAAAAGAATGACAGAAATTAATATTTTAGGACCATTTGGTCTATCTAATGATGAACCTAATTTTTATGATGATAAAATTAAGTTTAGAAATATATTAATTTTTGGGATTGATAATAAACATTTTAAAGCAAATATTTACAAAAATGGTAAAGAAATACAAATATTAGGATATAATTTGAGTAATAAATTAAACTTGAAAAATTCTAATAAATTGTATAAAATAATATATACGCCTGAATTAATAGGTAAAAAAAATATTAGGTTAAAATTAAAAGATATAGAATAA
- the clpP gene encoding ATP-dependent Clp endopeptidase proteolytic subunit ClpP has translation MSLVPYVIENEGNGERTYDIYSRLLKDRIIFLSGEINTEMANAIIAQLLFLNAQDKEKDITMYINSPGGMVTAGLGIYDTMNHISCDVATVCIGMAASMGAFLLSSGAKGKRFALPNSEVMIHQPLGGARGQATDIQIVAENILKTKHKLAEILSKNTGQSFEKVIADTERDNYLSAEEAVAYGLVDKVLEK, from the coding sequence ATGAGTTTAGTACCTTATGTAATAGAAAATGAAGGTAATGGTGAAAGAACTTATGACATTTATTCTAGATTACTAAAAGATAGAATAATATTTTTAAGTGGTGAAATTAATACTGAAATGGCAAATGCAATTATAGCACAGTTATTATTCTTAAATGCACAAGATAAAGAAAAGGATATAACTATGTATATTAATTCACCAGGTGGTATGGTAACTGCAGGTTTAGGAATTTATGATACAATGAATCATATTTCATGTGATGTAGCTACTGTATGTATTGGTATGGCAGCAAGTATGGGAGCATTTTTACTATCTTCAGGAGCAAAAGGTAAAAGATTTGCATTACCTAATTCTGAAGTTATGATACATCAACCTTTAGGTGGTGCAAGAGGACAAGCAACAGACATACAAATAGTTGCTGAAAATATATTAAAAACTAAACATAAGTTAGCAGAAATTCTTTCAAAAAATACAGGACAAAGTTTTGAGAAAGTAATAGCTGATACAGAAAGAGATAATTATTTATCAGCTGAAGAAGCAGTTGCATATGGTTTAGTAGATAAAGTATTGGAGAAATAA
- the clpX gene encoding ATP-dependent Clp protease ATP-binding subunit ClpX, with the protein MIDEREYYCSFCDKSEDEVKNLYSNEDSTAFICNECLENIEDSLDEGFVSNFDDFDLLKPKQIKEKLDEYIIGQEQAKKVLSVAVYNHFKRLSLLDKEDNDIEMQKSNILLIGPTGSGKTLLAQTLAKVLNVPLAIADATTITEAGYVGDDVENVLLKLIKAADYDIELAQRGIIYIDEIDKIARKSENTSITRDVSGEGVQQALLKIVEGTVSSVPPQGGRKHPNQEMIEIDTTNILFIVGGAFEGLEAKIKRRLNKKQIGFGLDVENNEELDDMTIFEHVLPEDIRKFGIIPELIGRLPIITALSELNKEALVSILTKPKNAIIKQYKKYFDLENVELIFEDNAIEEIAELALKRKIGARGLRSIIENTMLDLMYEIPSKDDIDKVVITKEMILEKNELFIKSERGKN; encoded by the coding sequence ATGATAGATGAAAGAGAATATTACTGTTCGTTTTGTGATAAAAGTGAAGATGAAGTAAAAAATTTATATTCAAATGAAGATTCAACAGCTTTTATATGTAACGAATGTTTAGAAAATATTGAAGATAGTTTAGATGAAGGATTTGTTTCTAATTTTGATGACTTTGATTTATTAAAACCTAAACAAATTAAAGAAAAATTAGATGAATATATAATAGGACAAGAACAAGCAAAAAAAGTTTTATCTGTTGCTGTATATAACCATTTTAAAAGATTATCTCTTTTAGATAAGGAAGATAATGATATAGAGATGCAAAAATCTAATATACTTTTAATTGGACCAACCGGTTCAGGAAAAACGTTACTTGCTCAAACATTAGCTAAAGTACTTAATGTACCTTTAGCTATAGCAGATGCAACTACAATTACTGAAGCGGGGTATGTTGGTGATGACGTTGAAAATGTATTATTGAAGTTAATTAAAGCAGCTGATTATGATATAGAACTTGCACAAAGAGGTATTATATATATAGATGAAATTGATAAAATAGCAAGAAAATCTGAAAATACATCTATTACACGTGATGTTTCAGGAGAAGGAGTACAACAAGCATTATTAAAAATTGTTGAAGGTACAGTATCTTCAGTTCCACCACAGGGAGGAAGAAAACATCCAAACCAAGAAATGATTGAAATTGATACTACAAATATCTTATTCATAGTTGGTGGTGCTTTTGAAGGGTTAGAAGCTAAAATAAAGAGAAGACTAAATAAGAAACAAATAGGCTTTGGACTTGATGTTGAAAATAACGAAGAATTAGATGACATGACTATTTTTGAACATGTATTGCCAGAAGATATTAGAAAATTTGGTATCATACCAGAACTTATTGGTAGATTACCTATAATTACAGCATTATCTGAATTAAATAAAGAAGCTTTAGTTTCAATATTAACTAAACCAAAAAATGCTATTATTAAACAATATAAAAAATATTTTGATTTAGAAAATGTAGAGTTAATATTTGAAGATAATGCAATAGAAGAAATTGCAGAATTAGCTTTAAAAAGAAAAATTGGTGCAAGGGGACTAAGAAGTATTATTGAAAATACTATGTTAGATTTAATGTATGAAATTCCATCAAAAGATGACATAGATAAAGTGGTAATAACTAAAGAAATGATACTTGAAAAAAATGAGTTATTTATAAAAAGTGAAAGAGGGAAGAATTAA
- a CDS encoding DUF448 domain-containing protein, which translates to MDKKIEKNKNSIIIRTCVITRANDKKENLLRFVENSKGEYIFDENQSIQNRGKYIKNDLEVFQKFFNKFKVEMKSAEKVLKHFEKKVNIENKDEHILRILENLKNSEYLVYGIDENLEGMRDLIVKLIIVPSDINGKYVNKLKKVAKQNNVHVIFIEKQYSFKKIFLSEVKVVGVKTKKVVRGILNKMEVEK; encoded by the coding sequence ATGGACAAGAAGATAGAGAAGAACAAGAATAGTATCATAATTAGAACTTGTGTAATTACAAGGGCAAATGATAAAAAAGAAAATTTGTTAAGATTTGTTGAAAATTCTAAAGGTGAATATATATTTGATGAAAATCAAAGTATACAAAATAGAGGTAAATATATAAAAAATGACCTAGAAGTATTTCAAAAGTTCTTTAATAAATTTAAAGTTGAAATGAAAAGTGCAGAAAAAGTACTAAAACATTTTGAAAAAAAAGTAAATATAGAAAATAAAGATGAACATATATTAAGAATATTAGAAAATTTAAAAAATTCAGAATATTTAGTATATGGTATTGATGAAAATCTAGAAGGAATGAGAGATTTAATAGTTAAATTAATTATAGTGCCTTCAGATATAAATGGAAAATATGTTAATAAGTTAAAAAAAGTAGCTAAACAAAATAATGTACATGTAATTTTTATAGAAAAACAATATTCTTTCAAAAAAATCTTTTTAAGTGAGGTAAAGGTAGTTGGGGTAAAAACTAAAAAGGTAGTAAGAGGGATACTAAATAAAATGGAGGTGGAAAAATGA